TAATAGCGTTACCTATTTTACCGTTCTTGATTTCAAATCCAAATTTTACGCCAAACATAAATTCACTTGTTTTTTCTGCTCTTCCATTTCCAGACTGTATAAGATAATAACCATCTTCTATTGAACTTATCATATCCTGCAATTTATCTTTCCCTGGCAGAATACATGTGTTTCTCATTCTAATAAGAGGTATGTCATTAAAAGCTGAAGCTCTGGCATTACCTGTTAATTCCTGATCAAAATAAGCAGCAGTTTCTCGGTTATGCATATAACCTGTTAAAATTCCATCTTTGATCAAATATGCATCTTTGGCTTTGACACCTTCATCGTCAACAAGTACAGGAACTGGGCAATCTTCTCCAAAGGCAGTATGAGCAAAATCAACAATATTCAAAAAAGATCCAGCAACTTGTTTTCCTAAATATTTGTTAGCAATCGAACCTGTCATTACTGAATCAGCTTCTGTTGTATGTCCTATAGCTTCATGTGCAAGTATCCCGCCTATTGATTCACCAATAATTACATCCTTAACTCCACTTTTAGCTTGAACAGCTAAACTCTTTTTTTCTAAATTTTGATAAAGTAAGTCTACTTTATCAAATAAACGTTTCGGATCATTAAAGACATCTTCCATCTTTCCTAGATTTCCAATTAAATCATACAATTCATGATTCGCTTTGTCTTTATTCAGAGTTAAATTAATATACAGGCTAGTAGATGGAACAATAAGGTTTGAGAAGCTGCCAAAAGAATTAGCCAGTTTTTTATTTGATTCATGACCATAAAGAGAAATATTTCTTGAACATATCAGAGGGTATTTTTTAACTATGTAGTTATCAATCTCTTTAATAAAATCCAGTTTTTCTTTATCCGATAAAACGCTTTTTGCTTTCCCATAATCCTTAAAAATTTCAAACTGCTCTTTAGTTGTAATTATGGAAGTATCTCTTTTTTTACTGTTGTTTCTTAAAAACACAGCATTATCCACAGCATCTTTTAAAACATTCTCTATTTGAATATTCTCAGAAAATGGAGCAGATGATACACCCCAATATCCCTCATTATAACTACGAGCAAAAATTCCTCTGCTTTTTGATTTATAATTTGATATACAATCACCATTAATAAATGATAATTCGTAAGATATATTTTCTTGAACTCTTAGTTCAGTATAATTCTTTATACCTTTTAGAAATTTTCTAATGTCTTCCATTTTGACTCCTATTTAATATGATGTTTTTTTAATATATTTGAAATAATGGCTAAGGCTATGTTCCGTATATGGCATATAGCCTGTATTATGTAATGTCATTTTTTACTTTATTATACTTTCAATCCTTACAATTGTTTTCAAGAGGGGCAGGGGTGAATTGAAAACAAGCTTTCTTTTTTAGTTTATATTAATATTTACTTAACACATATATCATATATTTCCTTCTGAGAATTTTTTTTGCTTCTTTGTAGCAATTGCAGAGTCTATTAATAATTCTTAAATATTTTCTCGAGCTTATCAATAATGAACCCTTCGCTCATATAAAATTTCAATACATGTTGATTTGATTCTACAACAGATATATCTATTTTGTGCTTACTCTTTTTCATTTCATTAACAATCCCACGAAGTAATTGACGTCCGAGTCCGGTACATTGCAATTCAGGTTTTATAGCAAGAATATCTATTTCGTTATTTTTTACTATGCCTCCACCTACAATTTGACCATCTACTACATAACCATAGAAATCGCCTTTTTTGTTAGCATCTTCAAACTCTTTTATAGACACATCTTTATTCGACTTATACCAATTATATGGTTTAAAATCATGTCGTTGTCTCATTGGTTCAAAGCATCTTCCAAAAATATCAATATATATCTCGAATTCACCTTTATAAGGTTGTAATTCTCCTTTAGACATTTGTTCTATTTTTCCATCTAGATGCATCATGTATGACCCCCACCAATATTCTTGCCCTTTACTCTTTATAAAATCTATCAATGAAGTATTAATGTCATTTACCGTAACCGTAGTTTTACCATTAAGATAGGGCAGCAATATCTCTTTAAGTTTCTCTGAAATTAGTAATTCTGATGAACTATGAATATAAATACTAAATTCTTCTTTTCCCTTATTGATATATAAATAACCATCAGGCTCTTCAAATCTATATATTTCTAAAGTATTGTAAGTGATTTCTTTGTCACAGAATATTTCATGAGTCATGTCTTTTTCTTTTATTATTTTCATAAAAAGCTCCTTTACTACATTGGTTCTAACGGAGACTTACAACTTGCCACATCCAACGAACTGAATTCCTTGCGATGATTCTGTGTGGCAAGTAGTAAATTGTTAACCACTACCCTTAAACAATATGATTTTTATATCTATTCATCATATTTGATAAAGCTGATTTACTTCCATTATAAACAAATTCTTTTATATTTTTTGCATTTTCTTCTGGAGACAAATATGTAGTATCAATTCTTAAATCATAGTCAACAAACATATCAATTTTCTTTTCTTGTAAATCGGACAAGCCTATAAATCTATCATCTCTCATTGCTTCTCGTTTATTTCTAATCTCCTTTTTGCAATCAACTTTTATAAAGTAGACTTCAAATTTTTCTATGTATGATATTAATTCTTTAATCTCTTTTTCTCTGACTATCAAATGATCAATAATTAGATTTATTCCATCATTTGCAAAATTGCATATCAGCTTATTTAGATTTGTTAAAGCTAAATCCAAGTATTTAATATCTTCTCTACTTTTTTCTGGTATAAGCTCAAATACTGTATCAAACCCTAATAAAAAATATACCTCATTCATCTGGTTCTGTAGAATTTTTCCAATGGTAGTTTTACCTGAAGATGATACACCATTAAGTACTATAATCTTTGATTTTAGTTCGTTTGACTTCATATTTTAATAACCTTCTGGTAGAAAACTCTTAAATTTATCTTGCCATTCTATTGGCATTTTGTAAAAATCTCCAGTAATGATTTTTCTACAATTCTTGCTATTACAATTACACTTCATTTTCCAGAATTCATTATCATTAAATTGGTCTAATGTAGAAGCTGTGTAATCATGAGTTAATTCTTCACCTTTTTCAATTTCTCTGAATGCTCTAACTTCATAAATTGTTTCGGAAAGAAAGTTAAAGTAGCAGTTTGGATCACACGAATGGTTTAAATATGAAGCAGGTGTTTCTTCTAATACATAAGTTTCTTTTCCAGCATGATTAACATGGTTATCATCTATTTCAGGATTTTTAGATAGAAATACTTTCAATTGTTGAGGTGAAAATTTTCTGTAAATGTTGAGATTCACTCTAAAAATCAATTGATTTTTTACAAGCCTATCGTCTGTAAAAAGACCAAACCCTTTATCAGTGATTCTTTTTAAATTGTACGCAATCATTAGGTCTTCCTTAATTTATAAAAAAAAATCTTTTATCTTGAATACATCTCAATGTAATTATGTTTTCATTATATCTATCTATAAAATTTCAAAATTATTTTTTTTGCCCTGGGTTGTGGTTAACGGACAGCTGTACTAAGCCTGTGCGTAGCATGGATTGGAACAGGATGTTACAGGCTTTTGATGTTTTAAACATTGTACTATTTGCTTTTTTCTAACAGATATTTTTCATTTTCAGTATAGCTTGAATTAATGATAACCATATCTTTTCAGCAGTTTTTAATTATCAGGAAAAATGTAATTTTGAATATACTTTGGTTCGTTTTTTCTTTCCAGCCATTTTTTACAAGATCGGTACTTATATTCGTAAATGTTACAAAGAGTGATATCTTTTCAGACTATAAATTACAATTCAGTTTAAACTTTAACCAATGACCTCATCTTTCAAGCAGTTTTTAAATGGCAATTTATTTCCCACAATTCACACTAATGTATCAAGTTTTAGAATGTTAGAAAAAGTATTTACTGCTTAGTAAACTTAATATTGCTAACTCTACCTGCTTTTAACTCACATTCAGTTATTTCACCTTTTGAATTACGCTTGAACACAAACACACCGAAATCATCATTTGCAAAAGTATTTTCCATAATAGGAATCATTGGCGATATTTCATGACCTACAGGAGAAAGCATTAGTTTGTTATCTATAAGCTTGAACAAATAGCTCACATTGAGTTCTTCGCTAAAATATGCTCCAGCAAATCGTTTGAGTTCAATATCAGTATAAGAAGATGGAGTATAGGCTGTAAACTCACTTGGCGTACCACTGTTAATTATAAGAGTCATCATTTGTTGACCAGCATCATTAACAGTGAATTTCACTCTCAAATCATCATCAACTTCAGCCATTTTAAATTCGTCTTTAGCAATAGGAAATAATGGACTCTCGCTACTATCGGAACGGTAATAGAATAGAGTATCATTTTTTAAGTATATTTTCCTTGAATATTCCTCTTCTTTATTCCAATAAAATGCACAATATTTTTGGAGCTGTTTTGCAGATAATTCAATTCCTTTAATAGGTGATGACTTTAGTTTTTTCTCAAATTTTTCTTCTCTCTTCAATTTATCTTTTATGAAAATATCAGCAACTTGATTAGCTATGTGACCGGTATTCATATGAGCATAATTACTCATAATTATAATTGATAAGTCCTCATCAGGAAATTGTAAATAGAAAGATCTAAAGCCTCCCCATGATCCACCATGGCAAATTG
The nucleotide sequence above comes from Candidatus Delongbacteria bacterium. Encoded proteins:
- a CDS encoding TldD/PmbA family protein, translated to MEDIRKFLKGIKNYTELRVQENISYELSFINGDCISNYKSKSRGIFARSYNEGYWGVSSAPFSENIQIENVLKDAVDNAVFLRNNSKKRDTSIITTKEQFEIFKDYGKAKSVLSDKEKLDFIKEIDNYIVKKYPLICSRNISLYGHESNKKLANSFGSFSNLIVPSTSLYINLTLNKDKANHELYDLIGNLGKMEDVFNDPKRLFDKVDLLYQNLEKKSLAVQAKSGVKDVIIGESIGGILAHEAIGHTTEADSVMTGSIANKYLGKQVAGSFLNIVDFAHTAFGEDCPVPVLVDDEGVKAKDAYLIKDGILTGYMHNRETAAYFDQELTGNARASAFNDIPLIRMRNTCILPGKDKLQDMISSIEDGYYLIQSGNGRAEKTSEFMFGVKFGFEIKNGKIGNAIKDTTVSGVAFDLLKTVTMISDEFKWAPFGGYCFKQQPISTSNGSPAIKCKINIGG
- a CDS encoding GNAT family N-acetyltransferase, which produces MKIIKEKDMTHEIFCDKEITYNTLEIYRFEEPDGYLYINKGKEEFSIYIHSSSELLISEKLKEILLPYLNGKTTVTVNDINTSLIDFIKSKGQEYWWGSYMMHLDGKIEQMSKGELQPYKGEFEIYIDIFGRCFEPMRQRHDFKPYNWYKSNKDVSIKEFEDANKKGDFYGYVVDGQIVGGGIVKNNEIDILAIKPELQCTGLGRQLLRGIVNEMKKSKHKIDISVVESNQHVLKFYMSEGFIIDKLEKIFKNY
- a CDS encoding AAA family ATPase, with the translated sequence MKSNELKSKIIVLNGVSSSGKTTIGKILQNQMNEVYFLLGFDTVFELIPEKSREDIKYLDLALTNLNKLICNFANDGINLIIDHLIVREKEIKELISYIEKFEVYFIKVDCKKEIRNKREAMRDDRFIGLSDLQEKKIDMFVDYDLRIDTTYLSPEENAKNIKEFVYNGSKSALSNMMNRYKNHIV
- a CDS encoding SET domain-containing protein-lysine N-methyltransferase, with protein sequence MIAYNLKRITDKGFGLFTDDRLVKNQLIFRVNLNIYRKFSPQQLKVFLSKNPEIDDNHVNHAGKETYVLEETPASYLNHSCDPNCYFNFLSETIYEVRAFREIEKGEELTHDYTASTLDQFNDNEFWKMKCNCNSKNCRKIITGDFYKMPIEWQDKFKSFLPEGY